The following coding sequences lie in one Bacteroidales bacterium genomic window:
- a CDS encoding DUF4384 domain-containing protein, with product MQKITLIAVLIIISLASSSQEIKHIQGAKGRYSITGDVSEETAKQKALAEAKVDALKKAGVSENIRSYDMLFKSEIGSKFEEVFMSDKQSEIRGAVQDYTAQYSKGLDEFKNFYIEVTIDASVILYKTSPDPAFNVAINGIKQGYQNNEKLTFTVIPSIDCYINIFNIYEKEASLTYPNPYEKQQFLEGGKSYTFPLNPNIDYPLEKTSKEPEKNKLVFVFTKERIPYVKYHGEDQNTSFEEVSSWLFSISPDKRYSQFVSFVIY from the coding sequence ATGCAAAAAATTACCCTTATAGCAGTACTTATAATTATATCCTTAGCCTCCAGTTCTCAAGAAATTAAGCATATCCAAGGAGCAAAAGGGCGATACAGTATTACGGGTGATGTTAGCGAAGAGACTGCAAAGCAGAAGGCGTTAGCCGAAGCCAAAGTGGATGCTCTTAAAAAAGCAGGAGTTTCAGAGAATATCAGATCATATGATATGCTATTCAAGAGTGAGATTGGAAGCAAGTTTGAGGAGGTCTTTATGTCCGATAAGCAATCGGAAATTCGAGGTGCAGTGCAGGATTACACAGCGCAATATTCCAAAGGATTAGATGAGTTTAAGAATTTTTACATTGAGGTAACCATCGATGCCTCAGTAATACTATACAAAACCAGTCCAGATCCTGCCTTTAATGTTGCCATAAATGGTATAAAACAAGGGTATCAGAATAATGAGAAGTTAACCTTTACCGTTATTCCATCAATTGACTGTTATATCAATATCTTTAATATTTACGAAAAGGAGGCCTCCTTAACATACCCAAATCCTTACGAAAAGCAACAGTTTCTGGAAGGTGGAAAATCATATACATTCCCACTTAACCCAAATATCGATTATCCTTTAGAGAAAACATCAAAGGAACCTGAAAAGAATAAATTAGTATTCGTTTTCACCAAGGAGCGAATACCTTATGTTAAATATCATGGAGAAGATCAAAACACTAGCTTTGAGGAGGTATCATCATGGCTATTTAGCATTTCTCCCGATAAAAGGTATAGCCAGTTCGTTTCGTTTGTGATTTACTAG